The proteins below are encoded in one region of Drosophila santomea strain STO CAGO 1482 chromosome 2R, Prin_Dsan_1.1, whole genome shotgun sequence:
- the LOC120445160 gene encoding protein suppressor 2 of zeste, which translates to MHLQNTHNAVKPVEPHVAMESTTPACPASPASRDVRQFHDLITCRLCRGYMIEPTTVDYCYHTYCRSCILKHLLRAVYCPDCKASGGKEINELNLKSDDTLRSLIYKLVPGLYQRECKELADFKEQHEDLMDEPTTDEQEFFTTTELISLSLEYHPAMLHQCGPGEVPPTIYLQCAAGLPVELLKRFLCSKYNIEADNSLVEVEVTYKDEVLPSKFTLMDVAYCYNWSRESPMAFCYRILLYDNEQAKNDENNLSRINQDIEPEHSVRRPKSAKSVTFAEDLESEMDSGSPRSKVRCKTPPKVSPSSKNKRLTTSKRETEPESPVSNFKSLRSNDMRYSDYAVSKVKSEPEQEQFLLPREREQQPLEANTNIVVSIPPSQLGKSYVDAENFELKTANRKGVGHLPKLKIELNSMKSKLSMPLSAGPRLEDTSCSSPSSAQQLDLETYAKNIGLKPIEQPLPHSASNPDSKYSPNASPMSSCSSSTNGSSGSLGTADACTSTSTSSSHRKRKKKHSKEPKDANGKRKKLHAEISSQTDGKMKVKITAKPNHKLDFKRSHSLASGELDLQKLKLDSGSTSEALNRTLGEEARSINSLVVGGAPTPPPTPTAEPEQQQQQQQQQQQQQQQQQPQQQFVVLPKMKELTLPTSPPLPPSLFKAYTPSTTPTAPLTVPGKSKQQQMPHQPQTVLQQSLAKTNTAKPPLSSNNNRKPNSGHFAVPQAPTHRNMYHMQRYQSTPSSIASAANKMPKRSLSLDESHPAKQARLSQAQAMASSYAAKLHMQTSNQAKSQAAAFLPNPQMRSYGLPELGGKPTLPLLCPANSSSQVTITPRPRATPSSVYAFSEPNSHVPALEIVRLPVSKQSAGGKGLTMPPLSPPASSSARLMGPPAALPKQAGGHGAAKRSCQMPTMPMPLPLPLPLPLPLPMPMTTIPAIVKSPPLSVALSGQRNSKGSSSNSNAYRTSPPALINLRNTAAPQPHSFPSKSSPKVEANSKKSPPAAGCQGKTNGTAALDKSKTSLREFRPAVQAALTATATATTSATSAAGGAGAGAGAGAGTALAKDADILDLSANPGRSNNDAKLAPNSPPAGNNNNNNNNNNNNNNTNNNNNNNNSTSNSLEAALNKIKQNISANSNGGPSTTTAGGGNPNGTTNGDDLQNLHMLSESATAREKISIKAASGGSSSASSSSTAKPKNANALVRPQNASVRSIPNPSALAFRNQPAAASAAASISKPLTVRADEKLKVSTSNPGSLSPNTTGCSASSSGSSSGSSSTGSSGCSAATSPRAMTKKPTTIDQVAANLNIRAEAKAAALAEEAPPVLSSNAAKSPELAKTTTTLASRPEPKETPITVSAASTLLTIPAAVTGVSAVPESMAKPPVQIANAPVASSA; encoded by the exons AACGCAGTGAAACCAGTGGAACCACACGTCGCTATGGAGTCCACAACCCCAGCATGCCCAGCATCCCCAGCATCCCGGGATGTTCGGCAGTTCCATGATCTGATAACGTGCCGACTTTGTCGCGGCTACATGATCGAACCAACCACAGTGGACTACTGCTATCACACCT ATTGCCGGAGTTGCATACTAAAGCACCTGCTGCGAGCGGTTTACTGTCCGGATTGCAAAGCCAGCGGAGGCAAGGAAATCAATGAATTGAATCTGAAATCGGATGATACGTTGCGATCGCTGATCTATAAACTGGTGCCGGGACTCTATCAAAGGGAGTGCAAGGAGCTGGCTGATTTCAAGGAGCAGCACGAGGATTTGATGGATGAACCGACGACTGATGAGCAGGAGTTCTTCACCACCACGGAACTCATAAG CTTGTCCCTGGAATACCATCCCGCCATGCTGCATCAGTGTGGTCCTGGCGAGGTGCCTCCCACCATTTACCTGCAATGTGCCGCCGGACTGCCTGTGGAGCTACTGAAAAGGTTCCTCTGCTCCAAGTACAACATAGAGGCGGACAACAGTTTGGTGGAAGTGGAGGTCACCTACAAGGATGAGGTACTGCCCTCCAAGTTCACGCTGATGGACGTGGCCTACTGTTACAACTGGAGTCGG GAATCGCCCATGGCCTTCTGCTACCGGATTCTGCTTTACGACAACGAGCAAGCAAAAAACGATGAGAACAACCTATCCAGGATTAACCAGGACATTGAACCAGAGCATTCGGTACGTCGCCCCAAGTCGGCCAAATCGGTGACCTTTGCCGAGGACCTGGAATCGGAAATGGACTCCGGCTCTCCGCGTTCCAAGGTACGGTGCAAGACTCCGCCAAAAGTTTCTCCCTCGTCGAAAAACAAACGATTGACGACGAGCAAACGGGAAACGGAACCTGAAAGTCCGGTGAGCAACTTCAAAAGTCTGCGTAGCAACGACATGCGGTACAGTGATTACGCCGTGTCCAAAGTTAAAAGCGAGCCGGAACAGGAGCAGTTCCTTCTGCCAAGGGAACGGGAACAACAGCCTCTGGAGGCCAACACCAATATCGTGGTTAGCATTCCACCCTCGCAACTCGGAAAATCCTACGTAGATGCCGAGAACTTCGAGCTGAAGACGGCAAATCGAAAGGGAGTGGGCCATTTGCCCAAATTGAAGATCGAGCTGAACAGCATGAAGAGCAAGCTGAGTATGCCATTGTCGGCGGGTCCGCGACTGGAGGATACCTCCTGCTCCTCACCTTCCTCAGCTCAGCAGCTCGACCTGGAGACCTATGCCAAGAACATTGGCCTGAAGCCCATTGAGCAGCCTTTACCGCACAGTGCATCCAATCCCGATAGCAAATACAGTCCCAATGCCTCGCCCATGTCCTCGTGCTCCAGCTCGACCAATGGATCCAGCGGCAGTCTGGGCACCGCCGATGCCTGTACATCGACCAGCACGTCCAGTTCCCATCGCAAGCGCAAGAAGAAGCACTCCAAGGAGCCGAAGGATGCGAATGGCAAGCGAAAGAAGTTGCACGCGGAGATCAGCTCGCAAACCGATGGCAAAATGAAGGTGAAGATTACGGCCAAACCCAATCATAAATTGGACTTTAAGCGCTCCCATTCGCTGGCCAGCGGAGAGTTGGACCTGCAGAAGCTGAAACTGGACAGTGGTAGCACTTCAGAGGCTCTGAATCGCACACTCGGCGAGGAGGCGAGGAGTATCAACAGCCTGGTGGTGGGTGGGGCACCCACACCAccgcccacgcccaccgccgaaccagaacagcagcagcagcaacaacagcagcagcaacaacagcaacaacagcagcagccacagcagcagttTGTGGTGCTGCCCAAAATGAAAGAGCTAACCTTGCCCACATCGCCACCGCTGCCGCCCAGTTTATTCAAAGCGTATACACCCAGCACAACGCCAACTGCGCCACTCACAGTGCCCGGAAAATCGAAGCAACAGCAAATGCCACATCAACCTCAGACTGTACTACAGCAGAGCCTGGCTAAAACCAATACCGCCAAACCGCCGctgagcagcaacaacaatcgcaAGCCGAACAGCGGACACTTTGCGGTGCCACAAGCTCCAACCCACCGGAACATGTACCACATGCAGCGCTACCAGTCCACACCCAGCTCCATTGCCAGTGCGGCCAACAAGATGCCAAAGCGATCCTTGTCCCTGGACGAATCGCATCCGGCCAAGCAGGCGCGATTGAGCCAGGCCCAGGCGATGGCCAGCAGTTATGCGGCCAAGCTGCACATGCAGACGAGCAACCAGGCCAAAAGTCAGGCGGCCGCCTTTCTGCCCAATCCCCAGATGCGATCCTATGGCCTGCCCGAGCTGGGCGGCAAGCCAACGCTGCCACTGCTGTGTCCGGCCAACAGTTCGAGCCAAGTGACGATTACGCCGCGGCCCAGAGCCACACCGTCGTCGGTTTATGCCTTCTCGGAGCCAAATAGCCATGTGCCTGCGCTGGAAATAGTGCGATTGCCGGTGAGCAAGCAGAGCGCAGGAGGCAAGGGTCTAACGATGCCACCACTCAGCCCGCCGGCATCGTCCAGTGCCCGCCTGATGGGACCACCAGCGGCTCTGCCCAAACAGGCTGGCGGACATGGTGCGGCCAAGCGGAGCTGCCAAATGCCGACAATGCCAatgccgttgccgttgccgttgccactgccgctgccgctgcccaTGCCGATGACCACGATTCCGGCGATTGTCAAGTCGCCGCCGCTGTCAGTTGCGCTCAGTGGCCAGAGGAACAGCAAGGGCAGCTCCTCGAACTCGAATGCTTATCGCACATCACCGCCTGCATTAATAAATCTGCGCAACACGGCCGCTCCACAGCCGCACTCGTTTCCATCAAAGTCGAGCCCAAAGGTGGAAGCCAATTCAAAGAAATCCCCGCCAGCAGCTGGCTGCCAAGGCAAAACCAATGGCACTGCCGCATTGGACAAGTCCAAAACGAGTTTGCGCGAGTTTCGGCCAGCAGTGCAAGCGGCTCTAACAGCAACGGCCACAGCAACCACATCGGCCACCAGTGCAGcgggaggagcaggagcaggagcaggagcgggAGCTGGAACAGCGTTAGCCAAGGATGCCGATATACTTGATTTATCAGCTAACCCGGGCAGGAGCAACAATGACGCCAAATTGGCGCCCAACTCACCGCCcgctggcaacaacaataacaacaataataataataataataataacaacacgaataataataataacaataacaacagcacAAGCAACAGCTTGGAGGCAGCCttaaacaaaatcaaacaGAATATATCGGCGAACAGCAATGGTGGACCATCGACCACCACTGCTGGCGGTGGCAACCCGAATGGCACTACCAACGGCGATGATCTGCAGAATCTGCATATGCTCTCGGAATCGGCAACGGCCAGGGAGAAGATCTCCATAAAGGCGGCCAGCGGTGGTAGCAGCAGTGCCAGCTCCAGTAGTACCGCCAAACCCAAGAATGCCAATGCGCTGGTGAGGCCACAGAATGCCTCGGTCAGGAGCATACCCAATCCATCGGCTTTGGCTTTCCGCAATCAGCCAGCAGCGGCCAGCGCGGCAGCGAGCATCAGCAAACCGTTGACGGTTCGTGCCGATGAAAAGCTAAAGGTCTCCACCAGCAATCCGGGATCTCTAAGTCCCAACACCACGGGCTGCAGTgccagcagcagtggcagcagcagtggcagcagctcAACCGGCAGCtctggatgcagtgcagccaCGTCGCCGCGGGCAATGACCAAGAAACCCACGACCATCGATCAAGTGGCCGCCAATTTGAATATTCGAGCCGAGGCCAAGGCCGCCGCTCTCGCCGAGGAGGCACCGCCCGTTCTCAGCTCCAATGCGGCCAAATCTCCGGAGTTGGCCAAAACGACCACAACGCTGGCGTCGCGGCCAGAGCCCAAGGAGACGCCCATCACTGTGTCGGCGGCCAGCACACTGCTGACCATCCCAGCCGCGGTCACCGGTGTGTCCGCAGTCCCGGAATCCATGGCCAAGCCACCCGTACAGATTGCCAATGCCCCGGTGGCGAGTTCCGCTTAG